One Setaria italica strain Yugu1 chromosome II, Setaria_italica_v2.0, whole genome shotgun sequence DNA segment encodes these proteins:
- the LOC101766978 gene encoding 9-cis-epoxycarotenoid dioxygenase NCED4, chloroplastic: MASSVTAPPAAAPATAPAKPKKPSQLKPSTGTGKASRTAAPVRPMRAATPAGPKWNPFQRLAAAALDAVEDGLVAGLLERAHPLPRTADPAVQIAGNYAPVGERPPRRRGEAAPRPLPVSGRVPPCLDGVYVRNGANPLHEPRAGHHLFDGDGMLHAVRLRAGRAESYACRFTETARLRQERAIGRAVFPKAIGELHGHSGVARLLLFGARSLCGVLDASQGIGVANAGLVFHNNRLLAMSEDDLPYHVRVTADGDLETVGRYDFGGQLEGAMIAHPKLDPATGELFALSYNVVSKPYLKYFYFTADGRKSPDVEIPVDAPTMMHDFAVTENYAIIPDQQIVFKLQEMVLGGSPVVYDKTKTSRFGVLPKRAADASELRWVEVPDCFCFHLWNAWEDDATGEIVVIGSCMTPADAVFNESGEGEAFQSVLSEIRLDPTTGTSRRRAVLAADDQVNLEAGMVNRQLLGRKTRYVYLAIAEPWPKVSGFAKVDLETGTAEKFIYGEGRYGGEPCFVPRPGAGAGAEEDDGYVLCYVHDEARGASEMLVVNARDMREEAAVKLPGRVPYGLHGTFISGEDLQRQA; the protein is encoded by the coding sequence ATGGCGTCGTCCGTCACCGCtcccccggcggcggctccggccaCCGCGCCGGCGAAGCCCAAGAAGCCGTCGCAGCTCAAACCGAGCACCGGGACCGGCAAGGCCTCCCGCACCGCGGCCCCCGTGCGGCCAAtgcgcgccgccaccccggccgGCCCCAAGTGGAACCCGTTCCAgcggctcgcggcggcggcgctggacgcCGTCGAGGACGGCCTCGTCGCGGGCCTCCTCGAGCGCGCGCACCCgctcccccgcaccgccgaccCCGCCGTCCAGATCGCCGGCAACTACGCGCCCGTCGGGGagcgcccgccccgccgccgcggcgaggcggcgccgcGCCCGCTCCCCGTCTCCGGCCGCGTCCCGCCCTGCCTCGACGGGGTCTACGTCCGCAACGGCGCGAACCCGCTCCACGAGCCCCGCGCGGGGCACCACCTCTTCGACGGCGACGGGATGCTCCACGCCGTGCGCCTCCGCGCCGGGCGCGCCGAGTCCTACGCGTGCCGGTTCACGGAGACGGCGCGGCTCCGGCAGGAGCGCGCCATCGGCCGCGCGGTATTTCCAAAGGCCATCGGCGAGCTCCACGGCCACTCCGGCgtcgcccgcctcctcctcttcggcGCCCGCTCCCTCTGCGGCGTCCTCGACGCGTCCCAGGGGATCGGGGTTGCCAACGCCGGCCTCGTGTTCCATAACAACCGCCTCCTCGCCATGTCCGAGGACGACCTCCCGTACCACGTCCGCGTCACCGCCGACGGCGACCTCGAGACCGTCGGTCGCTACGACTTCGGCGGCCAGCTCGAAGGCGCCATGATCGCGCACCCCAAGCTCGACCCGGCCACCGGCGAGCTCTTCGCGCTCAGCTACAATGTCGTCTCCAAGCCGTACCTCAAGTACTTCTACTTCACCGCTGACGGCCGCAAGTCCCCCGACGTCGAGATCCCCGTCGACGCGCCCACCATGATGCACGACTTCGCCGTCACCGAGAACTACGCCATCATCCCCGACCAGCAGATCGTCTTCAAGCTCCAGGAGATGGTTCTCGGAGGCTCCCCCGTCGTGTACGACAAGACCAAGACCTCGCGGTTCGGGGTGCTCCCGAAGCGCGCCGCCGACGCGTCGGAGCTCCGGTGGGTGGAGGTCCCCGACTGCTTCTGCTTCCACCTCTGGAACGCGTGGGAGGACGACGCTACCGGCGAGATCGTCGTGATCGGGTCCTGCATGACCCCGGCCGACGCCGTCTTCAACGAGTCCGGCGAGGGGGAGGCCTTCCAGAGCGTGCTGTCGGAGATTCGCCTCGACCCCACCACCGGCacgtcgcggcggcgcgctgTGCTGGCCGCCGACGACCAGGTGAACCTCGAGGCCGGGATGGTGAACCGGCAGCTGCTGGGCCGCAAGACCCGGTACGTCTATCTCGCCATCGCCGAGCCGTGGCCCAAGGTGTCGGGGTTCGCCAAGGTGGACCTGGAGACCGGCACCGCCGAGAAGTTCATCTACGGCGAGGGCCGGTACGGCGGCGAGCCCTGCTTCGTGCCGCgcccgggcgccggcgccggcgcggaggaggacgacggctACGTGCTTTGCTACGTCCACGACGAGGCCCGCGGCGCGTCGGAGATGCTCGTCGTCAACGCCCGCGACATgcgggaggaggccgccgtCAAGCTGCCGGGCCGCGTCCCGTACGGGCTGCACGGCACCTTCATCTCCGGCGAGGACCTGCAGCGGCAGGCctag
- the LOC101767780 gene encoding uncharacterized protein LOC101767780 produces the protein MGAVVTAVIAIAAVVLGWITIEMACKPCLETGRRAMDRALDPNYDPDSPTNTTTGSGGASANEPLLGDLSASTAPPAKAI, from the coding sequence atGGGGGCGGTGGTGACGGCGGTGATCGCCAtcgcggcggtggtgctgggcTGGATCACCATCGAGATGGCCTGCAAGCCCTGCCTCGAGACCGGCCGCCGCGCCATGGACCGCGCCCTCGACCCCAACTACGACCCGGACTCCcccaccaacaccaccaccggctccggcggcgcctccgccaACGAGCCGCTCCTCGGCGACCTCTCCGCgtccaccgcgccgcccgccaagGCCATCTGA
- the LOC101757245 gene encoding Fanconi anemia group D2 protein homolog isoform X2 — MVFLQRSRPVNPRKRPPPPPDADPPGPAGAGHSSAVDAAAALLADAGCTLLVPAHQAPPLPSPHAFAARLGRALSADPSAAPRLLAGVAAFASASPARLRQLLLPSAPHVPSLARALLSVPALQPGLLALLLEKLPEHFDDGGGALDGLPLQDDVGRLIVSQFRWLDFLADADTFVEKLVEVLSVAPPRLKKEIIGSLPEIVGDQSHAAVVAALEKLLQEDSEVVIAVLDVLSDLNLNEELQEQAVTVAISCIRTISPDQMPHLLRFLLLSATPANAGRIILQIREQLRLVGVVDPRAARSKKMKGKALANSTDGAILDTLRSGLRFKNMLCEAFLKELKSVDHPRDHKVIDVWLIMLIYANGGALQKSAEKILKSKILQGCIRETLFDQCIHGNTELVKLVGSLVAHIGSGVSYEVSSSLDIMISLASNHSEELIPISSHITGILDYLESFHEDNLRKVYNIFCHLALAAGFNTGSGGSSVANELLMVVRKQVSNPDMKYRRMGIIGALRIVSTIADVDVNAAVNCSSSQQPNCEEALELLKMSVNSCKFVTLPLIFLYDELASLLESKVLHSAIVEWLGDYLAEFDTSFLADLNNGELSEKYLNDGIEGELWMNLDGDLSPICVNIVPLASTLPQQSQPCLQILPSQFSLLTTVERLINEGSLGGLNALLGCPLHLPSTKHLDGAKWGNLTGLQKKAVCHSLYYAINWIRELLNAFSTQVASRIDNFSQKARDETAVKLLKRLRNLIFLEGLLNAFLKKYPLSLPELRYLGDCSGSTSTSKFNLPKKMGEESMDGTSSNKRQKGRKDKAASERMNPDDKLKQPTVLDAFKRAGVTVSQATNKASSQPSSSGMMSKNIEQEANDPGELGFVDLMAAPVQLDMQRFKFRTLHTRCLSLLNYSECQDSSCSYLETELPIYLYLLRDLHNKLDNLNPTTKPFLSTYQAKCSQVYCHKSTQEFLDKIQPLFSVLRKHLDGAVSMIKDESESCTDNWSSHSSSAGNPDIPYVVISKSSTATAVCKEILGCYRKLLAFPDLLNQPNMSGLKQLLQNLQPTENFDDILSEFQPSLAPSNVDYLYCGACKMFEDIMDPVRSFSYLLSSDVLITMQSIVNSVVVLLDEPGESNRKNLQIGCSKAIIPFLRKRLGQSAHKLLTANLPSEDAENGCQSKGDLIQKILQIYLRNSDSTSDLLHELSGALSQVPSTKAQGTQDVSNGFPTLCSSTIPSWYRVLHEENTGSLNKMIKQALKTRGLPERGSIDTILEEIQKSVKVFVSLIEKCKTHEKVSMHAMAVKHGGKYIDTFLKAFNFLETQFKEHNAIILQMLKELQKATRIIQTICAEAKGYKRTMITSKIPPAKRSMERFLFQVKALLHNCSTEKKFWMGNLKHKDLHGHVVSSQVYGSVDEEDEEQTESDSDTPAAENDNTMDEDDAAAEGSNEAPMEKE, encoded by the exons ATGGTGTTCCTGCAGCGCAGCCGCCCCGTCAACCCCCGCAAGCGCCCGCCCCCTCCGCCCGACGCCGACCCCCCcgggcccgccggcgccggccactCCTCCGCcgtcgacgcggcggcggcgcttctcgCGGACGCCGGCTGCACGCTCCTCGTCCCGGCGCACCAGGCCCCGCCGCTCCCCTCGCCGCACGCCTTCGCAGCCCGCCTCGGGCGCGCGCTCTCCGCcgacccctccgccgccccgcgcctccTCGCGGGCGTCGCCGCCTTCGCGTCCGCCTCCCCCGCGCGGCTCCGCCAGCTGCTCCTCCCTTCGGCCCCGCACGTGCCGAGCCTCGCGCGCGCGCTCCTCTCCGTCCCGGCGCTCCAGCCGGGCCTCCTCGCGCTGCTCCTCGAGAAGCTGCCCGAGCACTTcgatgacggcggcggggcgctcGACGGATTGCCGCTGCAGGACGACGTGGGGAGGCTCATCGTCTCGCAGTTCCGGTGGCTCGActtcctcgccgacgccgacaccTTCGTCGAGAAGCTCGTCGAGGTGCTGTCCGTGGCGCCGCCCAGGCTGAAGAAGGAGATCATCGGCTCGCTCCCGGAGATCGTCGGCGACCAGAGCCATGCCGCCGTGGTCGCCGCGCTCGAGAAGCTCCTGCAGGAGGACTCGGAGGTTGTCATCGCTGTGCTCGATGTATTGTCGGATCTTAACCTCAACGAGGAGCTGCAGGAGCAG GCGGTGACTGTTGCGATATCGTGCATACGGACGATTTCTCCGGACCAGATGCCGCATTTGCTCAGGTTCTTGCTGCTGTCTGCTACACCAGCCAATGCTGGAAGGATCATATTGCAGATCCGCGAGCAGCTGAGGCTTGTTGGTGTTGTGGATCCACGGGCTGCTCGAAGCAAGAAGATGAAGGGGAAGGCATTGGCGAACAGCACTGATGGGGCAATACTTGATACGCTGAGATCTGGCCTAAGGTTTAAGAAT ATGCTTTGTGAGGCTTTCTTGAAGGAGCTGAAGTCAGTTGACCACCCAAGGGATCACAAAGTGATTGATGTTTGGCTCATCATGCTTATCTATGCCAATGGTGGTGCTCTGCAGAAGAGTGCAGAGAAAATATTGAAGTCCAAGATCTTGCAGGGGTGCATACGAGAGACACTGTTTGATCAATGCATTCATGGGAACACTGAATTGGTAAAG CTTGTAGGCTCATTGGTTGCTCATATAGGTTCTGGGGTCAGCTATGAAGTTTCGTCTTCTCTGGATATAATGATTTCTCTAGCATCCAACCATTCAGAGGAATTGATTCCTATATCTTCACATATAACTG GAATATTGGATTACTTGGAGAGTTTCCATGAAGATAATCTTCGGAAG GTTTACAATATCTTCTGTCATTTGGCACTAGCTGCCGGTTTCAACACTGGTTCAGGTGGCTCCTCTGTAGCTAATGAACTTCTAATGGTGGTGAGAAAGCAG GTTAGCAATCCAGATATGAAGTATAGGAGAATGGGAATAATTGGAGCTTTAAGGATAGTTTCAACTATCGCTGACGTTGATGTCAATGCTGCTGTGAACTGTTCATCATCTCAG CAACCGAATTGTGAGGAGGCCCTGGAACTGTTGAAGATGTCTGTTAACTCCTGCAAATTTGTGACATTGCCCTTAATTTTTCTATATGATGAGTTAGCTTCTTTACTGGAGAGCAAAGTTCTTCACTCTGCAATTGTTGAGTG GCTAGGAGATTATCTTGCAGAATTTGACACATCATTTCTTGCTGATCTAAACAATGGTGAGCTATCAGAAAAATACCTGAATGATGGCATAGAAG GAGAATTATGGATGAACTTGGATGGAGATCTCTCTCCAATATGTGTTAATATTGTGCCTCTAGCCTCCACTTTGCCACAACA ATCTCAACCCTGCTTGCAGATCCTCCCATCCCAATTTTCACTTTTAACTACA GTTGAACGTTTAATAAATGAAGGCTCGCTTGGTGGATTAAATGCACTACTTGGCTGTCCTTTGCACCTTCCCTCTACCAAG CATTTGGATGGAGCCAAATGGGGAAACTTAACAGGATTGCAGAAAAAGGCAGTGTGCCATTCACTGTACTATGCAATAAACTGGATCAGGGAGTTG CTCAATGCTTTCAGCACACAGGTTGCAAGTAGGATTGATAATTTCTCACAGAAAGCAAGGGATGAGACAGCAGTAAAACTTCTAAAGCGTCTGAGAAATCTGAT ATTTCTTGAGGGCTTGCTGAATgcgtttctaaaaaaatatcctCTATCTCTACCTGAGCTGCGATATCTTGGGGATTGTTCTGGATCAACTAGCACCAGCAAATTCAACCTTCCAAAGAAAATGGGAGAAGAGAGCATGGATGGCACATCTTCCAACAAAAGACAAAAGGGTCGCAAGGACAAGGCAGCTTCAGAAAGAATGAATCCTGATGATAAACTCAAGCAACCTACGGTACTGGATGCTTTCAAAAGAGCAGGAGTAACAGTCAGTCAAGCGACAAACAAAGCTTCTTCTCAACCATCGTCAAGTGGAATGATGTCAAAGAATATTGAACAAGAGGCTAATGATCCTGGTGAGCTAGGGTTTGTAGATTTAATGGCAGCACCAGTTCAGCTGGATATGCAAAGATTCAAATTCAGAACTCTCCATACAAGATGCTTGTCTTTGTTGAACTACTCAGAG TGTCAAGATTCATCTTGTTCTTACCTTGAAACTGAG cTACCTATATATCTATATCTTCTCCGTGATCTGCACAACAAATTAGATAATCTAAATCCCACAACCAAGCCTTTCCTTAGTACTTATCAAGCAAAATGTTCGCAAGTTTATTGCCATAAGAGCACACAAGAATTCCTTGACAAAATCCAGCCACTATTCTCGGTTCTAAGGAAGCATCTAGATGGGGCAGTTTCAATGATCAAAGATG AATCAGAGAGCTGCACAGATAACTGGAGTTCACATTCCTCTTCAGCTGGCAACCCAGACATTCCGTATGTGGTGATCTCGAAATCATCAACTGCAACTGCAGTATGTAAAGAGATTCTTGGCTGCTACAGGAAG TTACTGGCCTTTCCTGATCTATTGAATCAACCAAATATGTCAGGTCTGAAGCAACTTTTACAGAATTTGCAGCCAACAGAAAATTTTGATGATATTCTTTCAGAGTTCCAACCATCTCTTGCTCCTAGCAATGTTGATTATCTATACTGTGGAGCATGTAAAATGTTTGAGGATATTATGGATCCAG TGCGCTCGTTCTCATATCTTCTGTCTTCTGATGTGTTAATTACTATGCAATCAATTGTAAattctgttgttgtgttgttggaTGAACCTGGGGAATCAAATAGGAAGAACCTACAAATAGGATGTTCCAAAGCTATCATTCCCTTTCTGCGAAAGCGTCTTGGGCAGTCCGCTCATAAGCTGCTAACTGCTAATCTCCCTAGCGAAGATGCTGAAAATGGATGCCAGAGTAAA GGTGATCTTATACAGAAGATATTGCAAATATACCTAAGAAATAGTGATTCCACTTCAGATCTGCTTCATGAGCTTTCCGGAGCATTGTCTCAG GTACCTTCGACCAAAGCACAAGGTACCCAGGATGTGTCAAATGGTTTTCCAACACTCTGTTCCTCCACTATCCCCTCTTGGTACCGTGTCCTA CATGAGGAGAATACGGGGAGTTTAAACAAGATG ATCAAGCAGGCCCTCAAGACTAGAGGATTACCAGAAAGAGGATCAATTGATACTATTCTGGAGGAAATTCAGAAATCAGTGAAGGTGTTTGTTTCTCTAATAGAAAAGTGCAAGACTCATGAAAAG GTATCTATGCACGCAATGGCAGTTAAACATGGGGGAAAGTATATCGACACATTTCTGAAAG CCTTCAACTTTCTAGAGACACAATTCAAGGAACATAATGCCATTATACTTCAAATG CTAAAAGAACTTCAGAAAGCGACAAGAATAATCCAAACTATATGTGCGGAGGCTAAG GGTTACAAGCGGACAATGATCACAAGCAAAATACCTCCTGCAAAGAGATCCATGGAGCGGTTCTTGTTCCAAGTCAAGGCGCTGCTACACAACTGCTCCACGGAGAAGAAATTTTGGATGG GCAATTTGAAGCACAAGGACCTGCACGGTCATGTGGTGAGCTCCCAAGTGTATGGAAGcgtggatgaggaagatgaggagcaGACGGAGTCTGACTCGGACACTCCGGCTGCCGAGAACGACAACACCATGGACGAGGATGATGCGGCGGCGGAAGGGAGCAACGAGGCGCCGATGGAGAAGGAATAG
- the LOC101757245 gene encoding Fanconi anemia group D2 protein homolog isoform X1 — protein MVFLQRSRPVNPRKRPPPPPDADPPGPAGAGHSSAVDAAAALLADAGCTLLVPAHQAPPLPSPHAFAARLGRALSADPSAAPRLLAGVAAFASASPARLRQLLLPSAPHVPSLARALLSVPALQPGLLALLLEKLPEHFDDGGGALDGLPLQDDVGRLIVSQFRWLDFLADADTFVEKLVEVLSVAPPRLKKEIIGSLPEIVGDQSHAAVVAALEKLLQEDSEVVIAVLDVLSDLNLNEELQEQAVTVAISCIRTISPDQMPHLLRFLLLSATPANAGRIILQIREQLRLVGVVDPRAARSKKMKGKALANSTDGAILDTLRSGLRFKNMLCEAFLKELKSVDHPRDHKVIDVWLIMLIYANGGALQKSAEKILKSKILQGCIRETLFDQCIHGNTELVKEHFMLFLSMSDYLLACKEEKAREFASYLFTALFEEFSDTYSRQELVGSLVAHIGSGVSYEVSSSLDIMISLASNHSEELIPISSHITGILDYLESFHEDNLRKVYNIFCHLALAAGFNTGSGGSSVANELLMVVRKQVSNPDMKYRRMGIIGALRIVSTIADVDVNAAVNCSSSQQPNCEEALELLKMSVNSCKFVTLPLIFLYDELASLLESKVLHSAIVEWLGDYLAEFDTSFLADLNNGELSEKYLNDGIEGELWMNLDGDLSPICVNIVPLASTLPQQSQPCLQILPSQFSLLTTVERLINEGSLGGLNALLGCPLHLPSTKHLDGAKWGNLTGLQKKAVCHSLYYAINWIRELLNAFSTQVASRIDNFSQKARDETAVKLLKRLRNLIFLEGLLNAFLKKYPLSLPELRYLGDCSGSTSTSKFNLPKKMGEESMDGTSSNKRQKGRKDKAASERMNPDDKLKQPTVLDAFKRAGVTVSQATNKASSQPSSSGMMSKNIEQEANDPGELGFVDLMAAPVQLDMQRFKFRTLHTRCLSLLNYSECQDSSCSYLETELPIYLYLLRDLHNKLDNLNPTTKPFLSTYQAKCSQVYCHKSTQEFLDKIQPLFSVLRKHLDGAVSMIKDESESCTDNWSSHSSSAGNPDIPYVVISKSSTATAVCKEILGCYRKLLAFPDLLNQPNMSGLKQLLQNLQPTENFDDILSEFQPSLAPSNVDYLYCGACKMFEDIMDPVRSFSYLLSSDVLITMQSIVNSVVVLLDEPGESNRKNLQIGCSKAIIPFLRKRLGQSAHKLLTANLPSEDAENGCQSKGDLIQKILQIYLRNSDSTSDLLHELSGALSQVPSTKAQGTQDVSNGFPTLCSSTIPSWYRVLHEENTGSLNKMIKQALKTRGLPERGSIDTILEEIQKSVKVFVSLIEKCKTHEKVSMHAMAVKHGGKYIDTFLKAFNFLETQFKEHNAIILQMLKELQKATRIIQTICAEAKGYKRTMITSKIPPAKRSMERFLFQVKALLHNCSTEKKFWMGNLKHKDLHGHVVSSQVYGSVDEEDEEQTESDSDTPAAENDNTMDEDDAAAEGSNEAPMEKE, from the exons ATGGTGTTCCTGCAGCGCAGCCGCCCCGTCAACCCCCGCAAGCGCCCGCCCCCTCCGCCCGACGCCGACCCCCCcgggcccgccggcgccggccactCCTCCGCcgtcgacgcggcggcggcgcttctcgCGGACGCCGGCTGCACGCTCCTCGTCCCGGCGCACCAGGCCCCGCCGCTCCCCTCGCCGCACGCCTTCGCAGCCCGCCTCGGGCGCGCGCTCTCCGCcgacccctccgccgccccgcgcctccTCGCGGGCGTCGCCGCCTTCGCGTCCGCCTCCCCCGCGCGGCTCCGCCAGCTGCTCCTCCCTTCGGCCCCGCACGTGCCGAGCCTCGCGCGCGCGCTCCTCTCCGTCCCGGCGCTCCAGCCGGGCCTCCTCGCGCTGCTCCTCGAGAAGCTGCCCGAGCACTTcgatgacggcggcggggcgctcGACGGATTGCCGCTGCAGGACGACGTGGGGAGGCTCATCGTCTCGCAGTTCCGGTGGCTCGActtcctcgccgacgccgacaccTTCGTCGAGAAGCTCGTCGAGGTGCTGTCCGTGGCGCCGCCCAGGCTGAAGAAGGAGATCATCGGCTCGCTCCCGGAGATCGTCGGCGACCAGAGCCATGCCGCCGTGGTCGCCGCGCTCGAGAAGCTCCTGCAGGAGGACTCGGAGGTTGTCATCGCTGTGCTCGATGTATTGTCGGATCTTAACCTCAACGAGGAGCTGCAGGAGCAG GCGGTGACTGTTGCGATATCGTGCATACGGACGATTTCTCCGGACCAGATGCCGCATTTGCTCAGGTTCTTGCTGCTGTCTGCTACACCAGCCAATGCTGGAAGGATCATATTGCAGATCCGCGAGCAGCTGAGGCTTGTTGGTGTTGTGGATCCACGGGCTGCTCGAAGCAAGAAGATGAAGGGGAAGGCATTGGCGAACAGCACTGATGGGGCAATACTTGATACGCTGAGATCTGGCCTAAGGTTTAAGAAT ATGCTTTGTGAGGCTTTCTTGAAGGAGCTGAAGTCAGTTGACCACCCAAGGGATCACAAAGTGATTGATGTTTGGCTCATCATGCTTATCTATGCCAATGGTGGTGCTCTGCAGAAGAGTGCAGAGAAAATATTGAAGTCCAAGATCTTGCAGGGGTGCATACGAGAGACACTGTTTGATCAATGCATTCATGGGAACACTGAATTGGTAAAG GAACATTTCATGTTGTTCCTCTCAATGAGCGAttacttgttggcttgcaaggAAGAGAAAGCTAGAGAGTTTGCATCCTATTTGTTTACAGCTTTGTTTGAAGAATTCAGTGATACATATTCCAGGCAAGAG CTTGTAGGCTCATTGGTTGCTCATATAGGTTCTGGGGTCAGCTATGAAGTTTCGTCTTCTCTGGATATAATGATTTCTCTAGCATCCAACCATTCAGAGGAATTGATTCCTATATCTTCACATATAACTG GAATATTGGATTACTTGGAGAGTTTCCATGAAGATAATCTTCGGAAG GTTTACAATATCTTCTGTCATTTGGCACTAGCTGCCGGTTTCAACACTGGTTCAGGTGGCTCCTCTGTAGCTAATGAACTTCTAATGGTGGTGAGAAAGCAG GTTAGCAATCCAGATATGAAGTATAGGAGAATGGGAATAATTGGAGCTTTAAGGATAGTTTCAACTATCGCTGACGTTGATGTCAATGCTGCTGTGAACTGTTCATCATCTCAG CAACCGAATTGTGAGGAGGCCCTGGAACTGTTGAAGATGTCTGTTAACTCCTGCAAATTTGTGACATTGCCCTTAATTTTTCTATATGATGAGTTAGCTTCTTTACTGGAGAGCAAAGTTCTTCACTCTGCAATTGTTGAGTG GCTAGGAGATTATCTTGCAGAATTTGACACATCATTTCTTGCTGATCTAAACAATGGTGAGCTATCAGAAAAATACCTGAATGATGGCATAGAAG GAGAATTATGGATGAACTTGGATGGAGATCTCTCTCCAATATGTGTTAATATTGTGCCTCTAGCCTCCACTTTGCCACAACA ATCTCAACCCTGCTTGCAGATCCTCCCATCCCAATTTTCACTTTTAACTACA GTTGAACGTTTAATAAATGAAGGCTCGCTTGGTGGATTAAATGCACTACTTGGCTGTCCTTTGCACCTTCCCTCTACCAAG CATTTGGATGGAGCCAAATGGGGAAACTTAACAGGATTGCAGAAAAAGGCAGTGTGCCATTCACTGTACTATGCAATAAACTGGATCAGGGAGTTG CTCAATGCTTTCAGCACACAGGTTGCAAGTAGGATTGATAATTTCTCACAGAAAGCAAGGGATGAGACAGCAGTAAAACTTCTAAAGCGTCTGAGAAATCTGAT ATTTCTTGAGGGCTTGCTGAATgcgtttctaaaaaaatatcctCTATCTCTACCTGAGCTGCGATATCTTGGGGATTGTTCTGGATCAACTAGCACCAGCAAATTCAACCTTCCAAAGAAAATGGGAGAAGAGAGCATGGATGGCACATCTTCCAACAAAAGACAAAAGGGTCGCAAGGACAAGGCAGCTTCAGAAAGAATGAATCCTGATGATAAACTCAAGCAACCTACGGTACTGGATGCTTTCAAAAGAGCAGGAGTAACAGTCAGTCAAGCGACAAACAAAGCTTCTTCTCAACCATCGTCAAGTGGAATGATGTCAAAGAATATTGAACAAGAGGCTAATGATCCTGGTGAGCTAGGGTTTGTAGATTTAATGGCAGCACCAGTTCAGCTGGATATGCAAAGATTCAAATTCAGAACTCTCCATACAAGATGCTTGTCTTTGTTGAACTACTCAGAG TGTCAAGATTCATCTTGTTCTTACCTTGAAACTGAG cTACCTATATATCTATATCTTCTCCGTGATCTGCACAACAAATTAGATAATCTAAATCCCACAACCAAGCCTTTCCTTAGTACTTATCAAGCAAAATGTTCGCAAGTTTATTGCCATAAGAGCACACAAGAATTCCTTGACAAAATCCAGCCACTATTCTCGGTTCTAAGGAAGCATCTAGATGGGGCAGTTTCAATGATCAAAGATG AATCAGAGAGCTGCACAGATAACTGGAGTTCACATTCCTCTTCAGCTGGCAACCCAGACATTCCGTATGTGGTGATCTCGAAATCATCAACTGCAACTGCAGTATGTAAAGAGATTCTTGGCTGCTACAGGAAG TTACTGGCCTTTCCTGATCTATTGAATCAACCAAATATGTCAGGTCTGAAGCAACTTTTACAGAATTTGCAGCCAACAGAAAATTTTGATGATATTCTTTCAGAGTTCCAACCATCTCTTGCTCCTAGCAATGTTGATTATCTATACTGTGGAGCATGTAAAATGTTTGAGGATATTATGGATCCAG TGCGCTCGTTCTCATATCTTCTGTCTTCTGATGTGTTAATTACTATGCAATCAATTGTAAattctgttgttgtgttgttggaTGAACCTGGGGAATCAAATAGGAAGAACCTACAAATAGGATGTTCCAAAGCTATCATTCCCTTTCTGCGAAAGCGTCTTGGGCAGTCCGCTCATAAGCTGCTAACTGCTAATCTCCCTAGCGAAGATGCTGAAAATGGATGCCAGAGTAAA GGTGATCTTATACAGAAGATATTGCAAATATACCTAAGAAATAGTGATTCCACTTCAGATCTGCTTCATGAGCTTTCCGGAGCATTGTCTCAG GTACCTTCGACCAAAGCACAAGGTACCCAGGATGTGTCAAATGGTTTTCCAACACTCTGTTCCTCCACTATCCCCTCTTGGTACCGTGTCCTA CATGAGGAGAATACGGGGAGTTTAAACAAGATG ATCAAGCAGGCCCTCAAGACTAGAGGATTACCAGAAAGAGGATCAATTGATACTATTCTGGAGGAAATTCAGAAATCAGTGAAGGTGTTTGTTTCTCTAATAGAAAAGTGCAAGACTCATGAAAAG GTATCTATGCACGCAATGGCAGTTAAACATGGGGGAAAGTATATCGACACATTTCTGAAAG CCTTCAACTTTCTAGAGACACAATTCAAGGAACATAATGCCATTATACTTCAAATG CTAAAAGAACTTCAGAAAGCGACAAGAATAATCCAAACTATATGTGCGGAGGCTAAG GGTTACAAGCGGACAATGATCACAAGCAAAATACCTCCTGCAAAGAGATCCATGGAGCGGTTCTTGTTCCAAGTCAAGGCGCTGCTACACAACTGCTCCACGGAGAAGAAATTTTGGATGG GCAATTTGAAGCACAAGGACCTGCACGGTCATGTGGTGAGCTCCCAAGTGTATGGAAGcgtggatgaggaagatgaggagcaGACGGAGTCTGACTCGGACACTCCGGCTGCCGAGAACGACAACACCATGGACGAGGATGATGCGGCGGCGGAAGGGAGCAACGAGGCGCCGATGGAGAAGGAATAG